In the genome of Mucilaginibacter sp. 14171R-50, the window TTTGTTTATAAAATTCTTTTTCTTCCTTATTTAATTTTGGCTGAAATACGATCTCGCCAACCTCAACCTCTTTATTATAAGTTGGCAGGCTGTCTTTAGACAGTTTTTCAAAATAGTCCTTAACGTCCTGTGGTGTTGTATTCACCTTTTCGGTGATCTGGGAGCGCATACGCTGCGCAATAAGCGACTCCTTGATATCCGGGCGAAGCTCATCTTTGTATTGAATTACCGAACGGCCCAAGAACTGTTCTAACTTATCCTGGCTGCCCGCACGCTGTATAAAACTGCGCATACGGCGGTCAACCTCACTGTCAACTTCTTCGTCTTTTACCTGTACGCTATCAATAACAGCTTGTTGCGCAAGCAGTTTTTGGGTCAGTTGGTTTTGCAGTATTAGGCATTTAATGCTTGGGTTGGGTTGCTGGCCGCTTACCAGGTATTGCGCATATTGCAGCTCGATGTCTGATTGCAGAATGATACCACTGCCCACAACCGCAGCAATTTTATCAAGGGTGTGTACCTGGGCCTGAGCGAATGACAGAAATATAAAAGAAGTGAAGATGGACAGTCCGATTTTTCTCATGTAATTGTTAAACTAATATCACGGATAATTATCCGGTAAATTGCAAATTTCGGTAAAATTTATTAATAATAAATGTATAATTAAGCCGTACTACGAATATGCTTATAATGCTTCAACAGGAATAGGTATTTTTGGTTAAAATATGTTAAATATGAAAATTGACAATCCGCAGGCCTTCCGTTTTATAATGCAGGATGAAATTTACCTGCTGGATAAAGATAAGGGTGGAAACCCTGCCCGTATGGCGGTAACGCCTGCTTCCACCGGGGTTCCTGAGATAATAACAGTAGCCGAAACGCCCGCCACCGAAGCTAACCCCAATAAAGAACAAGTTACAGAGCCCGGCATCCCTGTTGTTAAAGCCATGCAGGAACCCCCGCCACATACACAGCAAACGAGCGGTCGCGGGTTTAATTATCTGGGAAAGAACAAAAAGAATTTTTTAATACTGGTTAATTATCCCACCCAGGAGCATATTGCCGCCGACCATCTTGCTGCGTTGGAGAACATATTAAAACGCAAAGAATTATTACTTGATGATGTAGCCATATTAAATGTAAACCCCTACGCCGCCGTTAACCTTACTGACCTTGCCGCCTGCTTTGCCCCAACCAGGCTGGTTATAATGGGCAAAGATTCGTTGCCGGCAGGCATAGGCACACTGCCATTTAACCAACCCCTTCAGGGAAAAAAAACGCACGTGCTGTATAGCTTCAGTTTTGACGAAATGATGAGCAGTAACGAGAATAAAAAGACCTTTTGGGAACACATGAAAAAATTGTAAAATGGAGCAACTGGTTTTTGCAACAAATAATACCCATAAATTAGAAGAAGTGCAGGCTATGGCCGGTAATAAAATAAAATTACTGAGCCTTAACGATATTGGCTGCTATGATGATATTGCCGAAACCGGTTCAACGTTTAACGAGAATGCATCTTTAAAAAGCCATTACATCTATGATCGGTATAAACTTAATTGCTTTGGCGACGACAGCGGGCTGGAGATAAATGCCCTTGGCAACCAGCCGGGGATATACTCGGCGCGTTACGCTGGTACCCATGGCAACCATGAGGCCAATATCGACAAAGTGCTAAACAAACTGCACGGGCTTACCGATCGTAGCGCCAGGTTTCGTACGGTAATTTCTTTGATGTGGAATGGTGCCGAGTATTTTTTTGAGGGCGTGGTGGAAGGTAGCATCCGAAAGGAACGCAGCGGCACTGCCGGCTTTGGTTACGACCCTATCTTTCAGCCCGATGGTTATGATATTACCTTCGCAGAAATGAGCATGGACGAAAAAAACCGCATCAGCCACCGTAGCCGCGCGGTTGATCTGCTCGTCGCGTTTTTGAAGAATGAGCTTTAGGTCTTTTAGACATTTGTTCAATCTTATTTTTTAAGATTTACTTCTGTAACGGCTGTACGGCGGGTTGCCGTGTAAACTATACCATTCACTATCTCGTACCCGGTAGATACACTTTGCGAATATCGTTTCAATATGATGCCGGTGTTATTGTCTATCAATATTGAGCCATTGATCCTGCTATTTAAGTTTTGGCCAAGGATGGAAGTTTTATAGGTGATGGTGATAGTTCGCCCGTTAACGGCGTATACAGTATATGTAGTTGTTTTTGATGGTGTATTATCTGTCCATGAATAGCCTTTTTTTAGCGAAGGGTTAACAGCGAAGTTGGCCATGAATTGTAATATCGCCCCGGGCACAAGGCGCTCAAGTTGTAAGCCGGTAAATGATAACAGAGTATCATTCACAGTAGCGGCGCGTTTTACATTAAATATTTCGCCTTTGTTATTTACCGTAATTGTAGGGGATGTTTTTGCTATTTTCTGCAGGTTTACCTGGATATCTGAGGCCGGATCGGCTGGTTTTTCTGAATGATATATCATGGTCTGGTCCATAGCATTAATAGTATCTGTCAGTTTGTCTGTTGTGATGATCATGGTGGCCCCGTTTTCAGAAGCATCGGTTACCTTATAGGTTTTTGCCACAATGGAAGACGAACTGACGTGCAGGCTTTGCCCGCCTCGTTGCATTACACAGTTAGATCTGGTGAGTACCTGTCGTTGAAATTCATCCCCCTTTTTGAACCTCACCTGTGCGCACGCGGTGTTACTGATATGAGCTAACAGTATAATTAGCAGCCAGTTTGATTTTATTAGCGCGGCTCTCATCGTTAGTGTTTTTGTTGGGTACTATACTGATAATAAAACACTTGTATGATGGGGTCATCAGGAATGGGCCACGGGATAAGGCCATTGCCGGCAGGCAGCGACAGTGGGCTGGGGGTTACTATGTCGGGCATCAATAAAATCGCCCGTTGCGTGGAATTTGCACCAGATGATACCGGCTGTTTTGGCGCAGGCGGCATTTGAGGCTCTTCCGGCATTGGTACTTCTATTGTAGCAGGCACCGCCGCGTCCTGTAAGCTTAGCTGGGGCAACGGTGGCATATCCGGTGCAACAGGTAGCGGGATGTCTGCCGAAGCAGCTATAGTGCTGGTGGCTGCCGGCTGGTCGGGATTATTTACCGCAGGTGATACCCTTGATATTGCAGCTAACACCGGCGATTTTACGGGCGATACTAATGGCAATGCCACGCCGGGGATATCGATCAGGATCAGTGAGACAGATTGCTCTGTTCCGCTTTTGCCGGTGGTGGTGCCTTTTGTTATAGTGCCAGGTGGCAAAGGCGGCGGTACACGCCAGTCTGATAAATTACCACGCTGGGCTAAAGCGGGGGTTACCGAACCCGTAATGGCCAGCAACAGCAAGATAAGCACAGGCAGCGATACTGGCCGCCTGTTGTTGTTTGTTGCTATGCGAGGGTATGTTGTTTTCATCTCTATCTGTTTACAGAAAGCGGATAACTTATACTGAATGTAGAATTTGGTTTATTTGATGAATATCTTGTTACATTGTCTATACCTATACCAATAGCCAAAGGGCTATGTAACGGTTTGATACCAAGCGAAAAGCCCAAATTTATACCCGACCATTCAGTAATAAAATTAACTTTTTTTATCAGTTCGTAGGATATACTTCCAAATATTGCCGTCCCGTGCGCGCCTCTGCCCGCTTTTATATCATCCGGGCTTTTATGATAAAAGCGCCCGTTGCCAATACCGATGGTATAAGTAAGTTTTGAGCTGCCCGGCGTTGCAGAGGGCAGGCTTTGTATGGCATGGCTAAAAGCAAAATAAAAGGTTGACCCCGGCGCATCAGACTGAATTTTGCTTGCAAATAACTGTAAGCCGCCAACAGCGATGCTGCTGCCTGTAAATATCTGCCTGCTTACCACAATATTTCCGGAAAAATCACTGCTTGTTGAAACGTCCGCAGAGTTGATCCCAACAGCAACGTTTACAATCTTTTGAGGATCTCCGACGCAGAATCCTGCAAATGTTATCAGATCACCTGTTTTTGTATAGGCTTGAGGGTAAACTCCCCCTATGCCTCCAAATATGTATGTGCCAAAACCGCCCCATCCTGAGGGTGATATCAGGTTTTGTAGTACATCATTGGGCAAAAGTTCATCTCTCAAATTTTTGGTAGTGCCCTGGCTCAATAGTGAATCCAACCCTGTCTGCAATTTACGTTCAAATGTACTTTGTGCGTATACTGAACCTGACCAAGCGAGGCTTAAAAAAGCGATCATAGCAAATGTTTTTGGTCTGTAATGCATCTGTTCAGTACTATAGCAAACTCTTCTTTTTAACAGGTAATAGTGGCAAATTAATTCATGTATCCGTAGCGGCCATTTCTGAGCCATCACATCATTAGTAAAGCTACACTTTTATCATCGCTCAAAAAATACCAACCACTTTGTATTGCCTGCTCTTTCCGCTCTCTCTAAAATTGTTCTGTCTGAAAAACAGTGGACTAAGTTATCCGGTGCATTGGGGTGCGTAGTCTTTACTGTCTATCTCAAATTAAATTATTATGAAATATCTGGAGTATTTAACCTATGCTGTCCCTGTTGTTTTTATGGTATTGTCGCGCCTGTCCCTGCTTCGGTACAAAAAGCTTAAAGATAGTGGCAGGGTACCCGAAATTGTTTGTGCCAGACAAAAGCAAAACCTATTTCTTTTTTTGGCGATAACAACTGCGATGATAATAGTTATTATTCAACTGCAGCTATTTGATTTTTAATAATACGCTGCCTGGGCACGTCGCCCTGTAGTTTTAGGGCGGCAGGCGGCGGGCATGGAGCGGCGCGAGTATATTTGATAGGATCATTTTATAATTATTATCTTTAACAGGGAACCACTATCCGGATATGAAATATCTCTTTTGTTTTTTCCTGTTGTTAACTGCGGTTGAATGTTTAGGTCAAAATATTGATAGTTTAAATAAAATTGTGCTGGGCAATGCGCCGGTTCAAAAGCGGCTAAATGCTGCTATAAAGGGTTCCGGGCATCCGTCTGTAAAAAACGCTAACGATGTACTAACCATTGCAAAACCCGGGCTGCGCCTTGCTGTAAGGTCGGGCAATAAGCCCGCTGTTTCCCTGTTGTCGGTGAGCATGGGTAAGGCTTATTATTTTTTAACACGTTATGATTCGGCGGCATATTATTATGACGCTGCAGCCAATGTTTCGGACAAGTCCCTTAAAGAAAATGTTTTGCCTTACAATTATGCGGAGCTGGCAAAAGCCTACGCCCTGCAAAAGAATTACGATAAAGCGATAGAGCTTTATAACAAGGCGATACTATATGCACCTGTAACGGGGCCGCGGCGCCTGCCCATGGCTGCTCTTAATAAAATAGGTGAACTGTATGAAGCTAAACGCGATTACCAAAATGCTTTAAATTATTTCAGACGGGCTTACGATATCAGCGACTCGTTAGATCTTGTGGAAAGAACAAAGAAAAATACATCTGAAGCTTATAGCCGCGACTTTATTGGTGATGTGATGGAAGGTATGAGGCACAAGACGAGTTCGGTAGAGGACATTTTAAAGGCCATCGATACAAAAAAAGCTATTAACGATACGCTGGCGCTTACCATAAATTATTTTAACCTGGGCATATTATATAAAAGCAAGCAGCAATATGGCCGGGCACTGGAAGCATTGCAGGAGTGTTTGCAATATGCTACTAACATATATTATACAGAGATGCAGGGGAGTGTGCTGAACGAGTTAACAGACCTTTATGAGCAGGTGGGCAACCACCGTCAGGCGCTGGTTTATTTAAAGAAGCGCATAGCATTGAGTACCCCGGGGAGCAACCATATTTCAAAAACAATGGACGAGTTGCAAACCAAGTATGAGATAACGCAGCGCGAAGATCAGGTGCTGCGGCAACAATTTGAAATTACCAAGCGCAACTACTGGGTGGCCGGTATAGCTGTTGTTGCCATGCTGATGTTTTTAACAGGCTATATATATTATAAACAAACACGGTTAAGGCAGCGCAATATTGCCATGCAGGCTATTATTGCTACTGAAGAGAGCGAACGAAAACGGATAGCCCAGGACCTTCATGATGGCGTGAGCCAAACCATGACTGCTGCCAAGATGAGCCTGAGAGCTATTGCAAATGAGATGCCTTTTGTAAACGATGAACAGCAAAAACGGTTAGAGAAAGCGATCAGCCTGGTTGACGAAGGTTTCAGGGAGGTAAGAACCATATCGCATAACATGATGCCGTGGGCGCTTAATGAAACCGGCCTGGCCACGGTTATTAAACAATTTATATCTAACATCGAAAACCAGGCAATTACTATCAACTTTTTTTGCAAAGGATTTGATCAGCCATTTAATGATACAGTTGAAATTATTTTGTACCGGGTGTTGCAGGAAAGCTTACATAATGTAATGAAACATGCCAGTGCCAGCCGGATTGATATATCATTGATAAAAGATGAGCAAGGCAATATCAGTTTAACCATTGAAGACAACGGAAAAGGATTTGACGCCGCCCGCCCCGAAACATACCAGGGGATGGGCCTTAATAACCTGCGATCGCGTATAATTTTTTTGAAAGGGAAAGTCGAACTATCTTCTAAAATAGGTCAGGGCACGCTGGTTTCTGTTTATGTACCGGCGTAGCGGTGTTACAGATTATACTGCAATATAAACTTGGTCAACTCAACCGGGTTTTTCAAACTCAACTTTTGCATAATGTTCTTACGGTGGGTCTCGACAGTGTAAATACTTAAGTTAAGATGATCGGCCATTTGCCGGTTTGTATAATCCTGCTTAATGAATTGTAGTAGTTCCAACTCTCTTTTTGTGAGTTGAAATTGTTTTAAAAAAGGGTCTGGTTCATCAAATGTTGAATTTACTGCGGGTATTTTATTAGGGAAAGACGCCCGTCCCTGGGAGACCGACTGGATCAGATTGAGTAATTCATCTTTCTCGGCATTTTTAAAAACGTAGCCATCAGCTCCGTAGCTCTTAGCTTTTTCGATCAGGTATTCTTCATTGTATGTAGAAAGCATGACGACCTTGATTTTTGGATAGCAATCTTTTATTTTTTTAAGCGCTTCAAAGCCATTGATACCCGGCATGTTAATATCCAGCAGTATCACCTGGGGCGTTTGAGTTTGCAGTATACTTAATAGTTCGCGCCCATTGCCCGCGATAGCTGTGATCTGGATATCCGGCTCATTTTCCAATAACATACGAAGCCCGTTTATAAAAAGGGTGTGGTCATCTGCTATGATAACTGATATCTTTTGGGCGATAGGGGTTTCCATCTTTCAATAATGTAAAGTTAAACTTTATCACCTCCATAAAAAATACAAACTGCTTTGTATTGTGTGGCTTAGCGCGGCGACATAACATTGTGTTACCAACAATTAACACAGTCGCCATACACAAAACCGAACCTATTGCCGATGAAAAAGCTAATTACCACACTCGCCGCAATGCTGTTTTGCCTTACGGTGCTTGCTCAACAAAGCGCCGCGCAAATAACTTACAACAGGCATGCCTTGAATCTCCGGGAACAGGACGAACTTTACAGGGACGCGCTGAAAAATGACCACGTGACGCCCGGTTTTGTTTCGCCCGTGTCTGTACAATTGCTGTTGGGCAGCCAGGGTGTAGGTGCGGATATTAAATACGGATTTTTGCCCAGGTTGTCGGGCCGGGTCGGTTTTGGAATAATCCCGGTGAATGCCGGCCGTAATTTTCACTTCTCCTCGTTCAAGGTTCATGGCCAACTTACCTCACGCTTCTCCAACTTGCATTTACTGGCTGATTATTCACCATTCGCAACGCAAAGTATCCGGGTAGTAGGCGGGGCATCATACCTGATAAAGGGAAACGCCAATGTAATAATATCGCCAACCGGCGGATACCATATAGGTAGTAGGTCGGTAACCAAAGATCAATTAGGCGCCATATACGCCAATGCCTACTGGAAGGGACTGGCGCCCTACCTGGGTATAGCCTTATTCAGGGACTTTCCAGACAAGGTCTTTAACGTCAATTTAGATATTGGCAGTTACTATCTGTCAAGCCCCGCCACGTCATTTACCGGCACAGAGCTTTTGTCTGATAATGACGATAACGCTAAACAATTTAACAAAAATATGAGCGGCTACCGCTGGCTGCCGGTTGTTCAGGTCAATTTTAATTTCAGGCTTAAATAAACTATCACAAATGAAAACACATACAAAATCCAACGATCAGGAAATATCGCGAAGGATAATTATAGGGTTATCTTCTATCGCGGTGTTGCTTACCGTAACCTTACTTATACTATCGGTAGGTGGTTGCAAGAAACCAAATGAAGACATAAAGCTAAACGTGAACGAAAGCTCGCTTACAAAGGCACCGGTATTAGTGCATTTCGCCAATGCGAATGTAAATTCAATGAACCAGCCGCTGGACTTTGACGTAGAGATAACCGGTAAGGATGCCGCACTGGTACAAATGGACGGCGGCGCTACTTCTGGTTTTAAAGCCTCACATGGTTTCCTGCCATTGTCGTTATTACGCGAGGCTTCACCATCGGCAACTTCGCCGGTAACTTTTAATGTTTCGGCGCAGATACCGGGTTTTGCACCGCTGGTGCAAACCATTACCATTACAAAAGATACAGCAACCATTGTGGATATCGGTGCTATCG includes:
- a CDS encoding non-canonical purine NTP diphosphatase; the encoded protein is MEQLVFATNNTHKLEEVQAMAGNKIKLLSLNDIGCYDDIAETGSTFNENASLKSHYIYDRYKLNCFGDDSGLEINALGNQPGIYSARYAGTHGNHEANIDKVLNKLHGLTDRSARFRTVISLMWNGAEYFFEGVVEGSIRKERSGTAGFGYDPIFQPDGYDITFAEMSMDEKNRISHRSRAVDLLVAFLKNEL
- a CDS encoding tetratricopeptide repeat protein, encoding MKYLFCFFLLLTAVECLGQNIDSLNKIVLGNAPVQKRLNAAIKGSGHPSVKNANDVLTIAKPGLRLAVRSGNKPAVSLLSVSMGKAYYFLTRYDSAAYYYDAAANVSDKSLKENVLPYNYAELAKAYALQKNYDKAIELYNKAILYAPVTGPRRLPMAALNKIGELYEAKRDYQNALNYFRRAYDISDSLDLVERTKKNTSEAYSRDFIGDVMEGMRHKTSSVEDILKAIDTKKAINDTLALTINYFNLGILYKSKQQYGRALEALQECLQYATNIYYTEMQGSVLNELTDLYEQVGNHRQALVYLKKRIALSTPGSNHISKTMDELQTKYEITQREDQVLRQQFEITKRNYWVAGIAVVAMLMFLTGYIYYKQTRLRQRNIAMQAIIATEESERKRIAQDLHDGVSQTMTAAKMSLRAIANEMPFVNDEQQKRLEKAISLVDEGFREVRTISHNMMPWALNETGLATVIKQFISNIENQAITINFFCKGFDQPFNDTVEIILYRVLQESLHNVMKHASASRIDISLIKDEQGNISLTIEDNGKGFDAARPETYQGMGLNNLRSRIIFLKGKVELSSKIGQGTLVSVYVPA
- a CDS encoding response regulator transcription factor; the protein is METPIAQKISVIIADDHTLFINGLRMLLENEPDIQITAIAGNGRELLSILQTQTPQVILLDINMPGINGFEALKKIKDCYPKIKVVMLSTYNEEYLIEKAKSYGADGYVFKNAEKDELLNLIQSVSQGRASFPNKIPAVNSTFDEPDPFLKQFQLTKRELELLQFIKQDYTNRQMADHLNLSIYTVETHRKNIMQKLSLKNPVELTKFILQYNL